Proteins from a genomic interval of Spea bombifrons isolate aSpeBom1 chromosome 4, aSpeBom1.2.pri, whole genome shotgun sequence:
- the HACD3 gene encoding very-long-chain (3R)-3-hydroxyacyl-CoA dehydratase 3, which produces MSLTPQVYWAQRHHEVYLRVELSDVQNPDINISDNVLYFKALGHGAKGVNTYEFSLEFLEPVKPKVLQRSTQRQFAITVKKVEREWWPRLTKQERKPLFLAPDFDRWLDESDAEKELQKKEEERITKIRTESRMREDPFLYLKRGYLFMYNLVQFLGFSWIFVNMTVRLFILGTDSFYDTFHTMADMMYFCQTLALLEIINPLIGLVKTGVVPAVIQVLGRNFILFVILGQLDEMHTKGVVFFVFYLWSFIEIIRYPFYMLACIDMEWKVLTWIRYTIWIPLYPLGGLAEAASIVQAIPIFNEAGKFSLHLPLLQNAIPFSVFMIIYLPLLVLGLVINFRHMHKQRCRRLGSRKRKMH; this is translated from the exons ATGAGTCTGACTCCGCAGGTGTACTGGGCACAGAGGCACCATGAAGTATACCTCCGAGTGGAGCTCAGTGACGTCCAG AATCCAGATATCAACATTTCAGATAACGTCCTGTATTTCAAAG CTCTTGGACATGGTGCTAAAGGGGTCAATACGTATGAGTTTTCCCTGGAATTCCTAGAACCTGTAAAGCCTAAG GTGCTGCAGCGATCCACCCAGCGGCAGTTTGCCATCACCGTGAAGAAAGTTGAGAGAGAGTGGTGGCCGCGGCTTACCAAACAGGAACGCAAGCCGCTCTTCCTCGCTCCAGATTTCGATCGCTGGCTCGACGAATCCGACGCAGAGAAGGAGCTGCAAAAGAAG GAAGAAGAGCGTATTACAAAAATCAGAACGGAATCCAGAATGCGGGAGGACC cGTTCCTGTACTTGAAGCGCGGTTACCTCTTCATGTATAACCTAGTGCAGTTTCTGGGCTTCTCCTGGATTTTTGTCAACATGACTGTTCGACTCTTCATCCTGGGAACAG ACTCATTCTATGACACCTTCCACACTATGGCTGACATGATGTATTTCTGCCAGACTCTGGCTCTTCTAGAGATTATTAATCCCTTAATAGGATTGGTGAAAACGGGAGTCGTTCCAGCAGTGATCCAG GTCTTGGGCAGAAATTTTATCCTCTTTGTTATTCTCGGCCAGCTGGATGAGATGCATACCAAAGGTGTTGTGTTTTTCGTATTTTATCTGTGGAGCTTCATCGAAATCATCAG GTACCCGTTCTACATGCTGGCCTGCATAGACATGGAGTGGAAGGTTCTCACCTGGATCAGATACACCATCTGGATACCACTCTACCCACTGGGGGGATTGGCAGAAG CTGCTTCCATTGTCCAGGCGATTCCCATCTTCAACGAGGCAGGAAAATTCAGTCTGCATTTACCTCTTCTGCAAAATGCCATCCCCTTCTCAGTTTTCATGATTATCTACCTGCCCCTTTTGGTTTTGG GCCTAGTTATCAACTTCCGCCACATGCACAAACAGAGATGCAGGCGTTTGGGAAGCCGGAAAAGAAAGATGCACTAA